In Paracoccus fistulariae, a single window of DNA contains:
- a CDS encoding DUF7220 family protein — MKQTRLMSLVESVANVIVGYGVAVVTQILIFPIFGLHTTLAQNLKMGAIFTVVSIARSFALRRVFEAIRMRSAK, encoded by the coding sequence ATGAAGCAGACCCGCCTCATGTCGCTGGTCGAGTCCGTCGCCAACGTGATCGTCGGCTACGGCGTCGCGGTCGTGACGCAGATCCTGATCTTCCCGATCTTCGGGCTGCACACGACGCTGGCGCAGAACCTGAAGATGGGCGCCATTTTCACCGTCGTCTCGATCGCCCGTTCCTTCGCCTTGCGGCGGGTGTTCGAGGCGATCCGGATGCGGAGCGCCAAATGA
- a CDS encoding DUF3489 domain-containing protein — MTKLSDTQAIILSAAAQREDRIALPLPESLRGGAAAKVVGAMLAKNFLQEVDADTRKGELMWRETGDGHGVTLVATDAGLAAIGIETEDANPAPAGATDAPTEEAAPDTPTVAETAPKTRTPREGTKQATLIAMLRAPDGATIEEIMAATGWQSHTVRGAMAGALKKKLGLEVTSEKVEDRGRVYKLPAA, encoded by the coding sequence ATGACCAAGCTTTCTGACACCCAAGCCATCATCCTCAGCGCCGCCGCACAGCGCGAGGACCGCATCGCACTGCCGCTGCCCGAGAGCCTGCGCGGCGGCGCCGCTGCCAAGGTGGTCGGCGCGATGCTCGCGAAGAACTTCCTGCAGGAGGTCGACGCCGACACGCGCAAGGGCGAGCTTATGTGGCGCGAGACCGGAGACGGCCACGGCGTCACGCTGGTTGCCACCGACGCGGGCCTTGCCGCCATCGGGATCGAGACCGAGGACGCGAACCCCGCGCCTGCGGGCGCGACGGACGCGCCTACCGAGGAGGCCGCGCCGGACACCCCCACCGTAGCCGAAACCGCGCCCAAGACGCGCACACCGCGCGAGGGCACCAAGCAGGCCACGCTGATCGCCATGCTGCGCGCACCGGACGGCGCGACCATCGAGGAGATCATGGCCGCGACGGGCTGGCAGTCGCACACGGTGCGCGGCGCGATGGCGGGGGCGCTGAAGAAGAAGCTCGGGCTCGAGGTGACCTCGGAGAAGGTCGAGGATCGGGGGCGCGTGTACAAACTCCCCGCCGCCTGA
- a CDS encoding phage terminase large subunit family protein codes for MYAPTSTNSPRSGPTSGDDDGLIDFDGAGEILRAWGNGLRPDPDLTVSEWADRHRMLSGRASAEPGRYRTVRTPYMREIMDRLSPGDPTQRIVFMKAAQVGATEAGNNWIGFAIHQAPGPMLAVQPTVELAKRNSRQRIDPLIDESPELRERVKPARSRDAGNTMLSKEFAGGILIMTGANSAVGLRSTPARYIFLDEVDAYPASADEEGDPVTLAEARSLTFAHRRKVLLVSTPTIRGLSRIEREYEASDQRRFFVPCPQCGHAQWLKFDRLRWQKGRPETAEYHCEGCDAAIAEHHKTAMLEGGEWRATATAADPTTVGYHLSALYSPIGWLSWERIVRSWEAAQGSDEAIKAFRNTILGETWVETGEAPDWQRLYDRRERWKSGTVPAGGLFLTAGADVQKDRIEVDVWAWGRGLESWLVDHVVIEGGPDRHDAWSELTALLDRSWPHERRAHLRIARLAIDTGYEAPAVYSWSRAQGFAQVSPVKGVEGFNRSSPVSGPTFVDATEGGKRLRRGARLWTVAVSTFKAETYRFLRLARPTEEEMADGAAFPPGSVHLPHWVENEWLKQFVAEQLVTVRTKRGFARLEWQKLRERNEALDCRVYARAAAWIAGADRWPDEKWRDLEDQLGAAPTDTDPAGQINRPGQAPQGKRRSDWLGRREGWF; via the coding sequence ATGTACGCGCCCACCTCGACGAACTCGCCGAGGTCCGGCCCGACTTCCGGTGACGATGATGGCCTGATCGACTTCGACGGCGCGGGCGAGATCCTCCGCGCCTGGGGCAACGGGTTGCGGCCCGACCCGGACCTGACCGTTTCGGAATGGGCGGACCGGCACCGGATGCTCTCGGGGCGGGCTTCAGCCGAACCGGGGCGGTATCGCACCGTGCGCACGCCCTACATGCGCGAGATCATGGACCGGCTGTCGCCGGGGGATCCCACGCAGCGGATCGTGTTCATGAAGGCGGCGCAGGTCGGCGCGACCGAGGCGGGCAACAACTGGATCGGGTTCGCGATCCACCAGGCGCCGGGTCCGATGCTGGCGGTCCAGCCGACCGTGGAACTGGCCAAGCGCAACTCGCGCCAGCGCATCGACCCGCTGATCGATGAAAGCCCAGAGCTGCGGGAGCGGGTGAAGCCCGCGCGATCCCGCGATGCGGGCAACACGATGCTCTCGAAGGAGTTCGCGGGCGGCATCCTGATCATGACGGGCGCGAACTCGGCGGTCGGGCTTCGGTCCACCCCGGCGCGCTACATCTTCCTCGACGAGGTCGACGCCTATCCCGCCTCGGCCGACGAGGAAGGCGATCCGGTCACGCTCGCCGAGGCGCGCTCCCTGACCTTCGCCCACCGGCGCAAGGTGCTGCTGGTCTCGACGCCCACGATCCGGGGGCTGTCGCGCATCGAGCGCGAGTACGAGGCCAGCGACCAGCGTCGGTTCTTCGTGCCGTGCCCACAATGCGGCCACGCACAATGGCTGAAGTTCGACCGGCTGCGCTGGCAAAAGGGCCGCCCGGAGACGGCCGAGTATCACTGCGAGGGCTGCGACGCGGCAATCGCGGAACACCACAAGACGGCGATGCTGGAGGGCGGCGAATGGCGGGCGACCGCCACGGCCGCCGATCCGACCACGGTCGGGTATCACCTTTCGGCGCTCTATTCGCCGATCGGCTGGCTGAGCTGGGAGCGGATCGTGCGGTCATGGGAAGCAGCCCAAGGGTCGGACGAGGCGATCAAGGCGTTCCGCAACACGATCCTCGGCGAGACATGGGTCGAGACCGGGGAAGCGCCCGACTGGCAGCGGCTCTACGACCGGCGCGAACGCTGGAAATCCGGCACGGTGCCAGCAGGCGGGTTGTTCCTGACAGCCGGAGCCGACGTGCAGAAGGACCGGATCGAGGTCGATGTCTGGGCCTGGGGTCGCGGCTTGGAAAGCTGGCTCGTCGATCACGTCGTCATCGAGGGCGGGCCCGACCGGCACGACGCCTGGTCGGAGCTGACCGCGCTGCTGGACAGGTCCTGGCCGCATGAACGCCGCGCGCATCTCAGGATCGCGCGGCTCGCCATCGACACCGGCTACGAGGCCCCGGCGGTCTATTCCTGGTCGCGGGCGCAAGGCTTCGCGCAGGTGTCGCCGGTCAAGGGCGTCGAGGGGTTCAACCGCTCGAGCCCGGTGTCGGGGCCGACCTTTGTCGACGCGACCGAGGGCGGCAAACGCCTGCGGCGCGGGGCGCGGCTCTGGACCGTGGCGGTCTCGACCTTCAAGGCCGAAACCTACCGCTTCCTGCGGCTGGCACGCCCGACCGAGGAGGAGATGGCCGACGGGGCGGCGTTCCCGCCCGGCTCGGTGCACCTGCCGCACTGGGTCGAGAACGAATGGCTGAAGCAGTTCGTGGCCGAGCAGCTGGTGACGGTGCGCACCAAGCGCGGCTTCGCCCGGCTGGAATGGCAGAAGCTGCGCGAGCGCAACGAGGCGCTGGATTGCCGGGTCTACGCCCGCGCAGCCGCCTGGATCGCGGGCGCGGACCGCTGGCCCGACGAGAAATGGCGCGACCTCGAGGATCAGCTCGGGGCCGCCCCCACCGACACCGATCCCGCCGGGCAGATCAACCGGCCGGGACAGGCCCCGCAGGGCAAGCGCCGCTCCGACTGGCTCGGGCGGCGGGAGGGATGGTTCTGA
- a CDS encoding phage head-tail joining protein — MIDWTETELSALRRAYASGTTRVSYDGKSVDYGSAEDLLARIRTIERAIAGFSRPLPVAGLAGFSRGDR; from the coding sequence ATGATCGACTGGACGGAAACCGAGCTTTCGGCGCTGCGCCGGGCCTATGCCAGCGGCACGACGCGCGTCAGCTATGACGGCAAGTCGGTGGATTACGGCTCGGCCGAGGATCTGCTCGCCCGCATCCGGACCATCGAGCGCGCCATCGCGGGCTTCAGCCGCCCGCTGCCCGTGGCGGGGCTCGCTGGCTTCTCGCGCGGGGATCGCTGA